Proteins from a single region of Acidimicrobiia bacterium:
- a CDS encoding IS1380 family transposase has translation GSAHRPAGSATRLPQPQKPRRPPLGPGLDADLTIDVDSTICQTYGTKKQGATFGYTKVRGYHPLLATLASTGEVLHARMRGGNAGSARGAGTFVRETISRVRQAGATGALGVRADSAFYSRGFVTACRDHGARFSVTVKMLKPIREAIDAIGEEDWREIPYWLEGGAEVAETSYTAFKDTKDRVTLRLIVRRVRPTPGSQLALDVVFDYHPVLTDRDGHMLVIEADHRRHAVVELAIRDVKAGGLAHLPSGKFNANAAWLALAVVAHNLARWTLAASGGDWSEATTETFRTKVVSMPARLVHSARTLKLRAPTNWPWRQAFETALTTIRTIPIPAPT, from the coding sequence CCGGCAGTGCTCACCGGCCAGCAGGCTCAGCCACAAGACTCCCACAACCGCAGAAGCCCCGTAGACCCCCATTAGGCCCCGGCCTCGACGCCGATCTGACGATCGATGTCGACTCCACGATCTGTCAGACCTACGGGACGAAGAAGCAGGGCGCCACGTTCGGCTACACGAAGGTGCGTGGCTATCACCCGCTGCTGGCGACCCTGGCCTCAACCGGCGAAGTGCTGCACGCCCGGATGCGTGGCGGCAACGCCGGCTCGGCACGTGGGGCGGGCACGTTTGTGCGCGAGACGATCAGCCGGGTGCGGCAGGCGGGGGCGACCGGAGCCCTGGGGGTGCGGGCCGACTCGGCGTTCTACTCACGGGGGTTCGTCACTGCATGTCGGGACCACGGGGCCCGGTTCTCGGTCACCGTCAAGATGCTCAAACCCATCCGAGAAGCGATCGACGCCATCGGTGAGGAGGATTGGAGAGAGATCCCCTACTGGCTCGAAGGCGGCGCGGAGGTGGCCGAGACCTCCTACACCGCGTTCAAGGACACCAAGGACCGGGTCACCTTGCGGCTGATCGTGCGTCGGGTGCGTCCCACTCCCGGCTCGCAACTCGCCCTGGACGTAGTGTTCGACTATCACCCGGTCCTGACCGACCGTGACGGGCACATGCTGGTCATCGAAGCCGACCATCGCCGCCACGCAGTCGTCGAGCTCGCTATCCGCGACGTCAAAGCCGGCGGGCTCGCGCACCTGCCCTCGGGGAAGTTCAACGCCAACGCTGCCTGGCTTGCCCTCGCCGTGGTGGCGCACAACCTCGCCCGCTGGACCCTCGCCGCCTCCGGCGGCGACTGGTCGGAGGCGACCACCGAGACCTTCCGCACCAAGGTCGTCTCCATGCCCGCCCGGCTGGTCCACTCCGCCCGCACACTCAAACTTCGAGCACCGACGAACTGGCCCTGGCGCCAGGCGTTCGAGACCGCGCTCACAACCATCCGGACGATCCCCATCCCCGCACCGACCTGA